A window of Pirellula sp. SH-Sr6A contains these coding sequences:
- a CDS encoding YCF48-related protein, producing MIASPLAVPDGNVRPSTFRCPLTLERVSLIGCRFILLAIALLLTPVSLYAQPVNRPTGIADGTLRDCQMLSIDRAVAVGDRGLILLTTTGGRTWTIQTPRTSATLLAVDFFNEKLGVAVGGSVEPTTHRSVGTLLTTEDGGRTWKKIDTDLPRLTGVRMTGPGRILAWGDWSSLYQTAAFESSDGGRSWLSIPVPSGHLHSIAAHKGSSSSTFESVPPQLMAVDRLGRCFLSFDRMTFQPSGLNLSPYQSIHFCECVDGVWWVGGSSGQLYRSADGQRWEQVFVPGNPRDYELIDFQAMAASGDTIWLVGNPGSVVWRSTDRGANWSVLPTGQRSSLRGLSAWDSSVLLACGDGGSLHLSRNGGEAWMGVHSATTRSSVLNIAATADSVAWDLLAHVHQESRQTASTVVVHDQRIEERSSHLPEPAQRVVEAGNHLGLRTIDVWRPFPVSSQEAMPRQSDLTYYQSLGSVTTPPESALMRRLIQTIRCDQPDVVVTECPYTGNSLQSRLSEAVELAIVWSARREWTLFSEASSIPNEVWSVDRTIQRGTRSGGMQFPRSMFLKNSGSVLGEIVTPVQNIVHRNPTRLGRAGEERIYYRTLDGRKAVPRDPLEGLQRRLGSQLVESPTSISSSSMVRKTAMWFEYQDFVPASNPNPLVRDRIWEERLIEAMKGIETINQAPILLEIAIKNRQLGHWNYWSSALELLLAVDKRSSYAEAAMSELMRFHGSMEVQQVVLKRIQDMDRREEIDGISTASASTISSPFARGNDSSTVQQASYSHAPRRIPIAVGSGYPEFYRLLSDFPSDWSLLRRTPEWGWLIASRYRALRERDMITTPAKGSTNYDSFWPPPNPMLLGWRSVRTQEEALLRALQTQQDVSSPDGLLKMPTTAARPFLDGDRGSDNWSGAPQVSLRDPWGEHGGVTDLYFMQDDEFVYVYCNVSASPSAESATPSGERRYDSVKEEQEQVRLRFDLDRDYATWFEFVWNRKGETSDRCNDLFGWNPNWYVAVKENGGGWSTEIAIPKSELIADSSNPNAGVALDSSSRVWALSALHIQPGKSTRTISPAVSDQFQNDHWTLIDSNP from the coding sequence ATGATCGCTTCTCCATTGGCCGTTCCCGATGGGAACGTTCGACCGTCTACCTTCCGATGCCCCCTCACACTCGAGAGAGTCTCTCTCATTGGGTGCCGGTTTATCCTGCTGGCGATTGCTCTCCTTCTCACTCCCGTCTCTCTGTACGCACAGCCTGTCAATCGCCCTACAGGTATCGCTGACGGTACTTTGCGCGACTGCCAGATGCTTTCGATCGATCGAGCGGTGGCCGTCGGGGATCGGGGCTTGATTCTCTTGACGACGACGGGTGGTCGCACTTGGACCATCCAGACTCCCCGAACGTCTGCAACGTTGCTTGCCGTCGACTTCTTCAACGAAAAGCTCGGTGTTGCGGTGGGTGGTTCGGTGGAGCCTACCACCCATCGAAGCGTCGGAACTCTGTTGACGACCGAAGATGGCGGCCGAACTTGGAAGAAGATCGACACCGATCTCCCAAGATTGACAGGAGTCCGAATGACCGGGCCGGGTCGGATACTGGCTTGGGGCGACTGGTCCTCGCTTTATCAAACCGCAGCGTTTGAGTCCAGCGATGGGGGGCGATCGTGGCTTTCGATACCCGTGCCGAGCGGACATTTGCACAGCATCGCAGCCCACAAGGGTTCTTCCAGCAGCACCTTCGAATCCGTACCCCCTCAACTCATGGCTGTGGATCGGTTGGGTCGGTGCTTCCTTTCGTTCGATCGCATGACGTTTCAGCCATCGGGCCTTAACCTTTCACCCTATCAATCGATCCACTTCTGCGAGTGCGTCGATGGTGTTTGGTGGGTAGGAGGTTCGTCGGGGCAGTTGTACCGGAGCGCTGATGGGCAGAGATGGGAGCAAGTCTTCGTGCCCGGCAATCCTCGCGATTATGAGTTGATCGACTTCCAAGCGATGGCAGCCAGCGGTGATACGATTTGGTTGGTGGGAAATCCAGGCAGCGTGGTTTGGCGCTCGACGGATCGAGGTGCGAATTGGAGCGTTCTTCCCACGGGGCAACGCTCTTCGCTGCGCGGTCTCTCGGCTTGGGATTCCTCGGTGCTCCTCGCGTGCGGCGATGGTGGATCGCTCCACCTTTCGCGAAATGGCGGTGAGGCGTGGATGGGGGTACACAGTGCGACGACGCGATCCTCTGTTTTGAACATCGCCGCTACGGCTGACTCTGTTGCTTGGGATCTACTCGCCCATGTGCACCAGGAATCGCGTCAAACTGCGTCGACCGTCGTGGTCCATGATCAACGAATCGAAGAGCGATCGAGCCACTTACCCGAGCCAGCCCAACGGGTGGTAGAGGCAGGGAATCACCTAGGGCTGCGCACGATCGATGTGTGGCGTCCCTTTCCAGTTAGCAGCCAAGAGGCGATGCCTCGCCAGTCGGATCTCACCTACTACCAGTCCCTGGGAAGTGTTACGACGCCACCTGAGTCGGCATTGATGAGACGACTCATTCAGACCATCCGTTGCGATCAGCCCGATGTCGTGGTGACCGAGTGTCCTTACACAGGAAACTCCCTCCAAAGTCGACTCTCGGAAGCGGTCGAACTCGCTATTGTGTGGTCCGCGAGACGGGAATGGACACTCTTCTCGGAGGCCAGCAGTATCCCCAATGAAGTTTGGTCCGTCGATCGAACCATCCAACGCGGGACACGCAGTGGCGGGATGCAGTTTCCTCGTTCCATGTTTTTGAAAAACTCAGGTAGCGTGCTTGGGGAAATTGTCACTCCGGTGCAGAACATCGTTCATCGCAATCCGACTCGTTTAGGTCGTGCTGGGGAAGAACGGATCTATTACCGAACGTTGGACGGACGAAAGGCTGTGCCACGCGACCCCCTAGAGGGATTGCAGCGTCGATTGGGTTCTCAGTTAGTAGAGTCTCCCACGTCGATCAGCAGTTCTAGCATGGTTCGCAAGACCGCGATGTGGTTTGAGTATCAAGACTTCGTACCGGCCTCGAATCCCAATCCATTGGTCCGCGATCGCATCTGGGAAGAACGCTTGATCGAAGCGATGAAAGGGATCGAGACAATCAATCAAGCCCCTATTCTTCTAGAGATTGCGATCAAGAATCGTCAGTTGGGGCATTGGAACTATTGGTCCTCCGCTTTGGAGTTACTGCTGGCGGTAGACAAGCGATCTTCTTATGCCGAAGCGGCCATGAGCGAATTGATGCGTTTTCATGGAAGCATGGAGGTGCAGCAAGTTGTTTTGAAGCGAATTCAAGACATGGATCGACGGGAGGAGATAGATGGCATTTCCACCGCATCCGCATCGACTATTTCTTCTCCGTTTGCGCGCGGCAATGATAGTTCGACCGTGCAACAGGCCAGTTATTCGCATGCTCCACGACGCATTCCCATTGCGGTCGGATCGGGATATCCCGAGTTTTACCGATTGCTGAGCGATTTCCCGAGCGACTGGAGTCTTCTGCGAAGGACTCCCGAGTGGGGATGGCTCATCGCCTCCCGCTACCGGGCCTTGAGGGAAAGGGACATGATCACGACTCCAGCGAAAGGGAGCACCAACTACGATTCCTTTTGGCCGCCCCCCAACCCGATGCTATTGGGCTGGCGCAGCGTACGCACCCAGGAGGAGGCATTGTTGCGTGCATTGCAGACGCAACAGGATGTATCGAGTCCAGATGGGTTACTGAAGATGCCGACGACCGCCGCAAGACCCTTTTTGGATGGTGATCGAGGCAGTGACAATTGGAGCGGGGCTCCGCAGGTATCGCTGCGAGATCCATGGGGTGAGCATGGTGGGGTAACCGACTTGTACTTCATGCAAGACGACGAATTCGTTTACGTTTATTGCAATGTCTCAGCAAGTCCCAGCGCCGAATCGGCAACTCCATCGGGCGAACGCAGGTATGACAGTGTGAAGGAGGAGCAGGAGCAGGTACGACTGAGGTTCGATTTGGATCGGGACTACGCAACTTGGTTTGAGTTTGTCTGGAATCGCAAGGGTGAGACCAGTGATCGGTGCAATGACTTGTTCGGATGGAATCCGAATTGGTATGTCGCCGTGAAAGAGAATGGTGGTGGCTGGTCGACAGAGATTGCGATCCCCAAGTCGGAGTTGATTGCCGACAGCAGCAATCCCAATGCGGGCGTCGCATTGGATTCGTCTTCTCGGGTATGGGCCTTGAGTGCGCTACATATTCAGCCCGGCAAATCAACCCGCACCATTTCACCCGCCGTCTCCGATCAATTCCAAAACGACCACTGGACCCTCATCGATTCCAATCCTTAA
- a CDS encoding endonuclease domain-containing protein has product MKRSRSRSKEAIEFVQSKRRTSNEFSTNVWQWIRNRQIQGLKFRREYPIPPYTVDFCCVEQKLIIEIDGASHFTEDGLAHDRHRDRFLHARGVRVLRIPGYAVIGEGREVIRAIQEFVKVPNPSPPAPLPETGRGEQRTRG; this is encoded by the coding sequence ATGAAACGCAGCCGGTCCAGGTCCAAAGAAGCAATCGAATTTGTACAAAGCAAGCGTCGAACATCCAACGAATTTTCGACAAATGTTTGGCAATGGATTCGCAATCGACAGATCCAAGGATTGAAGTTTCGTCGCGAATATCCCATTCCACCTTACACCGTGGATTTCTGTTGCGTGGAGCAGAAACTCATTATTGAGATCGATGGCGCAAGTCACTTCACCGAGGATGGGTTAGCGCATGATCGGCATCGCGATCGATTCCTGCATGCGCGAGGGGTTAGAGTCCTTCGTATACCTGGTTATGCGGTGATTGGGGAAGGTCGCGAAGTGATTCGAGCGATTCAAGAGTTTGTGAAGGTACCCAACCCCTCACCCCCAGCCCCTCTCCCCGAAACGGGGCGAGGGGAGCAGAGGACGAGGGGGTAG
- a CDS encoding peptidylprolyl isomerase, producing the protein MRNQQQRFQLRSFASFLGWLPLALLMTIAMRQPLAMAQAPSTGQPPAANLPVAGLPTEGRTLEQPVFIASRNVELTNSSPTNMDFSEYIDDSVGQARTEPRLDLKEFAAGDLVAWVGREPVLIGHIIDPKKASPEILENPAFEPQLRKMLAQIVIRKALAQRFIDEQVTGKSLKEREAASTQVNRKIAEMFYKEALPDMMKRQKCETEEEFHLLLEKSNRTVQSLQHEWTENMLASQCVRSNVASKPVIELSEMQDYYDEHIDEFKRKARARFEILTATFSKYPTKQAAFDAISEMGNQVFFGNPFESVAKSMSTGWTASQGGKMDWTNKGSLKSKPIDEAIFSIPLDKLSQVIEDSDGYHIVRVIERTDAMTVPFSDVQSEIRKKLAEEKTKKLEKEFLEKVRSETAIWTRWPEDFPGSLPLSQLYQ; encoded by the coding sequence ATGCGAAACCAGCAACAACGTTTCCAGCTTCGCTCCTTCGCATCGTTCCTTGGTTGGCTCCCTCTAGCTCTCCTGATGACCATCGCGATGCGACAACCACTCGCGATGGCTCAAGCTCCTTCGACGGGGCAACCACCCGCGGCGAACCTCCCCGTTGCTGGCCTCCCTACAGAAGGCCGCACCCTCGAGCAGCCCGTTTTCATTGCATCGCGCAATGTGGAGCTGACGAATAGTTCTCCCACCAACATGGACTTCTCAGAGTACATCGACGATTCGGTCGGCCAAGCTCGTACCGAGCCACGACTCGACTTGAAGGAGTTCGCAGCCGGTGATCTTGTCGCTTGGGTTGGCCGAGAACCTGTTTTGATTGGGCATATTATCGACCCAAAGAAAGCCAGCCCGGAAATTCTCGAGAACCCTGCTTTCGAGCCACAGTTGCGAAAGATGTTAGCACAGATCGTCATTCGCAAGGCGCTCGCGCAGCGTTTCATCGATGAGCAAGTGACGGGCAAATCGCTCAAGGAACGCGAAGCCGCTTCGACACAAGTGAATCGAAAAATCGCCGAGATGTTTTACAAGGAAGCGTTGCCCGACATGATGAAGCGTCAGAAGTGCGAGACGGAAGAGGAGTTTCATCTACTCCTGGAAAAATCCAATCGCACTGTTCAGTCCTTGCAGCACGAATGGACGGAGAACATGCTCGCATCGCAGTGCGTGCGAAGCAATGTCGCGAGCAAACCGGTCATCGAGTTGAGCGAAATGCAAGACTACTACGATGAGCACATCGATGAGTTCAAGCGAAAGGCGCGGGCTCGTTTCGAGATTCTGACTGCGACCTTTTCCAAGTATCCCACCAAGCAAGCCGCCTTCGACGCAATCTCCGAAATGGGAAACCAAGTCTTCTTTGGCAATCCTTTTGAGAGCGTGGCCAAGTCCATGTCGACCGGCTGGACGGCGAGCCAAGGTGGTAAGATGGATTGGACGAACAAAGGGTCTCTCAAGAGCAAGCCAATCGATGAAGCGATCTTTTCCATCCCGCTCGATAAGCTGAGCCAAGTCATTGAAGATTCGGATGGCTACCACATTGTTCGCGTGATCGAGCGGACCGATGCCATGACCGTTCCGTTCTCCGACGTCCAGTCAGAAATCCGCAAGAAGCTAGCGGAAGAGAAAACCAAGAAGCTTGAGAAGGAGTTCTTGGAAAAGGTTCGATCCGAGACGGCCATCTGGACCCGATGGCCCGAAGACTTCCCCGGTTCCCTGCCACTAAGCCAACTGTACCAGTGA
- a CDS encoding endonuclease domain-containing protein: MKRSRSRSKEAIEFAQSKRRTSNEFSTNVWQWIRNRQIQGLKFRREYPIPPYTVDFCCVEQKLIIEIDGASHFTEDGLAHDRHRDRFLHARGVRVLRIPGYAVIGEGREVIRAIQEFVKVPNPSPPAPLPEAGRGEQRSGGGSTEA; the protein is encoded by the coding sequence ATGAAACGCAGCCGGTCCAGGTCCAAAGAAGCAATCGAATTTGCACAAAGCAAGCGTCGAACATCCAACGAATTTTCGACAAATGTTTGGCAATGGATTCGCAATCGACAGATCCAAGGATTGAAGTTTCGTCGCGAATATCCCATTCCACCTTACACCGTGGATTTCTGTTGCGTGGAGCAGAAACTCATTATTGAGATCGATGGCGCAAGTCACTTCACCGAGGATGGGTTAGCGCATGATCGGCATCGCGATCGATTCCTGCATGCGCGAGGGGTTAGAGTCCTTCGTATACCTGGTTATGCGGTGATTGGGGAAGGTCGCGAAGTGATTCGAGCGATTCAAGAGTTTGTGAAGGTGCCCAACCCCTCACCCCCAGCCCCTCTCCCCGAAGCGGGGCGAGGGGAGCAGAGATCCGGGGGGGGTAGCACCGAGGCTTGA
- the mfd gene encoding transcription-repair coupling factor, giving the protein MKAKRPKSRTLADFLKRGTDPSAPDDFHDDPNAIESIELTLEKHASSEASSNKPSNSGDGKGVRKKAPSRSSASSRPSAGSVDSFDAERKRAERAAQIKQSEKLDHDAKAIQLRAKATELLDGILDLKGFENSIRRWSRNDPICWEGAWLGAVAPITAATWRKFQRPILVVLSQHQDVEIVARDLDFFLEHNCEVFPPASDEIAEDALQQAEVIQRLHVLSHLQSYTKNSKQLDAPVIVTTIQAMMHDVPSPSQLENDRRRLRVGQRVDLAKLKDWLADNGYRTTTSVQMAGEFTARGGILDVFPPDCSEPRRIEWFDDEIESIRSFDPMTQRSSTRLDQVDLIAADEAIKDEASFLEFLPKETMVLVHEPIAALHHSEAYLARIPFPERFRKPTEILKTLQQHAVAQITQLAIEGYTGELLQIPIGDVQRIGGEMEGLAKQVDQALGKNRTALVVCINEGELSRMHDLMQECRAYQEGRVLLELGLLSAGFELPPQGAFVLTLNQMLRRSTLRRSSKRHASRAIDSFLDLKPGDLVVHLSHGIGIYLGMEMIEKHGQKFEHLTIEFDGGTKLYVPTTKIDLIQRYVGGTKTRPKLAKIGGQAWVRQKKAAEESVVDMAAELLELQAQRRSISGIAFKPDSVWQTQFDTSFPYEETADQLTAIAATKADMMSTRPMERLLCGDVGFGKTEVAMRAAFKAVESGYQVAVLVPTTVLAEQHYKTFKARMAEFPFEIAKLNRFISASQQRETLKRLARGQVDIVVGTHRVASMDVQFYNLGLLIIDEEQKFGVELKERLKRSNQNVDVLSMSATPIPRTLHMSLVGVRDISNLETAPEERMAVETRVARFDEHLIRNAILRELNRDGQVYFVHNRIEDMPVLLSRLQRIVPEARILVGHGQMEEGALEQVMVDFIEHRADILLATTIIESGLDIPNANTMFIDEADRYGLSELHQLRGRVGRYKHQAYCYLLVDKRKHLSPDSARRLHAIEEFSQLGAGFGIAMRDLEIRGAGNLLGTQQSGHIAAVGYELYCQLLENAVRELTKQPQKLEITVELNIPIEAYLPSEYVPEMRHKIDIYRRLSRIQSIQSIEEIKQELEDRFGKLPPPVERLLAVSQLRMDATIWSIQYVGIEDEFLVFHYTDRNRAEQLAKKHNGRLRIVDQTSCYWPLRPDKPQPQRGTAAEPIWRRTPVEPTQPAKIEPPEPIEKLIQRTDLLALLQSILQL; this is encoded by the coding sequence ATGAAGGCGAAGCGACCCAAGTCGCGCACCCTAGCGGACTTTCTCAAACGAGGGACCGATCCATCGGCCCCCGATGACTTTCACGACGATCCGAATGCGATCGAAAGCATCGAACTAACGCTCGAGAAACACGCATCGTCCGAGGCATCGTCCAACAAGCCATCGAATTCTGGTGATGGTAAAGGTGTCAGGAAGAAAGCTCCCAGCAGGTCGTCTGCGAGTTCACGCCCTTCTGCCGGTTCGGTAGACTCCTTCGATGCCGAAAGGAAGCGAGCGGAACGGGCCGCTCAAATCAAACAGTCCGAAAAATTGGACCACGATGCCAAAGCCATTCAGCTCCGCGCCAAAGCGACGGAATTGCTCGATGGCATTCTCGACCTCAAGGGATTCGAGAACAGCATACGTCGGTGGAGTCGAAACGATCCCATTTGCTGGGAAGGGGCATGGCTCGGGGCGGTCGCACCGATCACCGCGGCGACGTGGCGAAAGTTCCAGCGTCCCATCTTGGTCGTCCTATCCCAACATCAAGACGTCGAGATCGTCGCTCGCGATCTCGATTTCTTTCTCGAGCACAACTGCGAAGTCTTTCCTCCCGCCTCGGATGAGATCGCCGAAGACGCGCTGCAACAAGCAGAAGTCATCCAGCGACTCCATGTCCTGTCGCATCTCCAGTCGTATACGAAGAATTCGAAGCAACTCGATGCACCCGTGATCGTCACGACGATCCAAGCGATGATGCACGATGTTCCCAGCCCATCGCAATTGGAGAATGACCGACGAAGGCTTCGCGTCGGCCAACGGGTCGACTTGGCCAAACTGAAGGACTGGCTCGCCGACAACGGTTATCGAACGACCACCAGCGTGCAAATGGCGGGCGAGTTCACGGCCCGAGGGGGAATTCTCGACGTCTTTCCGCCCGATTGCAGCGAACCTCGGCGCATCGAGTGGTTCGATGATGAGATCGAGTCGATCCGCTCCTTCGATCCGATGACCCAACGATCGTCGACTCGGCTCGATCAAGTCGATTTGATTGCGGCGGACGAGGCGATCAAGGATGAGGCCTCGTTTCTGGAGTTCCTTCCCAAGGAAACGATGGTCCTCGTGCACGAGCCGATCGCCGCCCTGCACCATTCCGAAGCGTACTTGGCTCGCATCCCGTTCCCAGAGCGGTTTCGAAAGCCGACCGAGATCCTGAAAACGCTGCAGCAGCATGCCGTCGCGCAAATCACCCAGTTGGCCATCGAGGGGTATACGGGAGAACTGCTGCAGATACCCATTGGTGACGTGCAACGCATCGGCGGCGAGATGGAAGGCCTCGCCAAGCAAGTCGATCAGGCCTTGGGTAAGAATCGCACCGCATTGGTGGTCTGCATCAATGAAGGGGAGCTCTCGCGCATGCATGATCTCATGCAGGAATGTCGAGCTTATCAGGAGGGACGTGTACTTCTCGAGTTGGGACTCTTGAGCGCAGGGTTTGAACTTCCACCGCAAGGGGCGTTCGTACTGACCCTCAATCAGATGCTGCGTCGTTCCACCTTGCGACGGTCCTCGAAACGCCATGCTTCGCGCGCGATCGATAGCTTCCTCGATCTGAAGCCGGGTGACTTGGTAGTTCATTTGTCCCACGGCATCGGTATCTATCTCGGCATGGAGATGATTGAAAAGCACGGACAGAAGTTCGAGCACTTGACCATCGAGTTCGACGGCGGGACGAAACTCTATGTTCCAACCACGAAAATCGATCTGATCCAACGCTACGTTGGGGGAACGAAAACGCGTCCCAAGCTAGCGAAGATCGGCGGTCAAGCCTGGGTGCGCCAAAAGAAAGCGGCCGAAGAGTCCGTGGTCGACATGGCCGCAGAATTGCTGGAGTTGCAAGCCCAGCGGCGCAGCATCAGCGGAATCGCCTTCAAGCCTGATTCAGTTTGGCAAACGCAATTCGATACGTCGTTTCCCTACGAAGAGACCGCAGATCAGCTCACCGCCATCGCAGCGACAAAGGCCGATATGATGTCGACCCGTCCCATGGAGCGCTTGCTGTGCGGCGATGTTGGCTTTGGAAAAACAGAAGTGGCGATGCGAGCCGCCTTCAAGGCTGTGGAGAGCGGCTACCAAGTCGCCGTTTTGGTTCCCACCACGGTCTTGGCAGAACAGCATTACAAGACGTTCAAGGCTAGGATGGCAGAGTTTCCCTTCGAAATTGCCAAGCTCAATCGATTTATTTCGGCGAGCCAGCAACGGGAAACGTTGAAACGTCTCGCGCGTGGACAAGTCGATATCGTCGTGGGAACCCATCGCGTCGCCTCCATGGATGTTCAGTTCTATAACCTGGGGCTGCTCATCATCGATGAAGAGCAGAAGTTTGGCGTCGAATTAAAAGAGCGGCTCAAACGGTCCAATCAAAACGTCGACGTGCTCAGTATGTCTGCGACCCCGATCCCCCGGACACTGCACATGTCGTTGGTCGGAGTGCGAGACATTTCGAATTTGGAAACGGCCCCCGAGGAGCGAATGGCGGTCGAGACGCGAGTGGCCCGCTTCGATGAACATTTGATTCGCAATGCGATCCTGCGGGAACTTAATCGGGACGGACAAGTCTACTTCGTTCACAATCGCATCGAAGATATGCCCGTACTCTTGTCGCGATTGCAGAGGATCGTTCCGGAAGCTCGGATCTTGGTCGGGCACGGTCAAATGGAGGAAGGGGCACTCGAGCAGGTCATGGTGGACTTCATCGAACATCGCGCTGACATTCTTTTGGCCACGACCATCATCGAAAGCGGGTTGGACATCCCGAATGCCAATACCATGTTCATCGACGAAGCAGACCGTTACGGCCTTTCCGAGCTCCATCAATTACGAGGGCGGGTGGGACGCTACAAGCATCAGGCCTACTGCTACCTCCTGGTGGACAAACGCAAACATCTTAGCCCCGACTCTGCACGACGACTCCATGCGATCGAAGAGTTCTCTCAACTCGGTGCCGGATTTGGGATCGCGATGCGCGATTTGGAAATTCGCGGTGCCGGCAACTTGCTCGGCACCCAGCAAAGCGGACACATCGCCGCCGTCGGATACGAGCTGTATTGCCAGTTGTTGGAGAACGCCGTTCGTGAACTGACCAAACAGCCGCAGAAGCTGGAGATCACCGTCGAATTGAACATCCCCATTGAAGCCTATTTGCCATCGGAATATGTTCCGGAGATGCGGCACAAGATCGACATTTACCGTCGGTTGAGCCGGATCCAGAGCATTCAATCGATCGAGGAGATCAAGCAGGAATTGGAGGATCGTTTTGGAAAACTTCCACCTCCCGTGGAACGGTTGCTCGCCGTTTCCCAGCTCCGCATGGATGCAACGATTTGGTCTATCCAGTACGTCGGAATCGAAGACGAGTTCCTAGTCTTCCACTACACCGACCGCAATCGTGCCGAACAGCTGGCAAAAAAACACAACGGTCGGCTGCGAATCGTGGACCAGACCAGCTGCTATTGGCCGTTGCGCCCTGATAAACCCCAGCCTCAACGGGGGACGGCCGCGGAGCCTATTTGGAGACGTACACCGGTCGAGCCCACGCAGCCAGCGAAAATCGAACCTCCCGAACCGATCGAAAAGCTCATTCAAAGGACCGATTTGCTCGCATTGCTCCAATCCATCTTGCAGCTCTAA